A window of Anas acuta chromosome 8, bAnaAcu1.1, whole genome shotgun sequence contains these coding sequences:
- the GIPC2 gene encoding PDZ domain-containing protein GIPC2 isoform X2, whose protein sequence is MPLGLGNKKKGKAKDTSKLVDSEAGAPAAAPPAAGVAPAGTGSASRLQFHAQLAHGSPTGRVEGFGNARELYAKVAEAFGIAPAEIMFCTLNTHKVDMDKLLGAQIGLEDFIFAHIKGKRKEVEVLKSDDMLGLTVTDNGAGCAFIKRIKEGSLMDQIKIICVGDHIESINGKDVSDCRHYEVAKMLKDLEKGQMFKLQLIEPRKAFEIEPRSTGGTLTAAKISRGRETLRLRTKGPATVEEMPSEVEEKAIKKVDELLETYMGIRDIELAATMVEAGRDKQNPDEFAVALDETLGDFAFPDEFVFDVWGAIGDAKQGRLE, encoded by the exons AtgcccctggggctgggaaACAAGAAGAAGGGCAAGGCCAAGGACACTTCCAAGCTGGTGGACAGCGAGGCGGGGGCCCCCGCAGCCGCCCCACCGGCAGCAGGGGTAGCCCCGGCCGGGACGGGGAGCGCGTCGCGGCTGCAGTTCCACGCGCAGCTGGCGCACGGCAGCCCCACGGGCCGCGTGGAGGGCTTCGGCAATGCCCGCGAGCTCTACGCCAAGGTGGCCGAGGCTTTCGGCATCGCCCCCGCAGAG ATCATGTTTTGCACTTTGAACACTCATAAAGTTGATATGGACAAGCTGTTAGGTGCTCAGATTGGCCTTGAAGATTTCATATTTGCCCACATAAAAGGAAAACGAAAAGAAGTCGAAGTTCTTAAATCTGATGATATGCTTGGACTTACCGTTACAGACAATGGAGCTGGCTGTGCATTTATAAAG cgAATCAAAGAAGGTAGCCTTATGGACCAAATCAAAATTATCTGCGTGGGTGATCACATAGAGTCTATAAATGGAAAAGATGTGTCAGATTGTCGGCATTATGAAGTTGCCAAAATGCTAAAAGATCTGGAGAAAGGTCAGATGTTTAAACTGCAGTTAATAGAACCCAGGAAAGCATTTG AGATAGAACCAAGGTCCACAGGTGGAACTCTGACAGCGGCTAAAATCTccagagggagagaaacacTTCGGCTGAGAACTAAAGGCCCTGCCACTGTGGAGGAAATG CCATCTGAAgttgaagaaaaagcaataaaaaaagtGGATGAGCTTCTTGAAACATATATGGGAATAAGAGATATTGAATTAG ctgcAACAATGGTGGAAGCTGGAAGAGACAAGCAAAACCCAGATGAATTTGCAGTGGCATTGGATGAAACTCTCGGAGACTTTGCATTTCCAGATGAGTTTGTCTTTGATGTATGGGGAGCAATAGGAGATGCTAAGCAAGGACGACTGGAATGA
- the GIPC2 gene encoding PDZ domain-containing protein GIPC2 isoform X1 translates to MPLGLGNKKKGKAKDTSKLVDSEAGAPAAAPPAAGVAPAGTGSASRLQFHAQLAHGSPTGRVEGFGNARELYAKVAEAFGIAPAEIMFCTLNTHKVDMDKLLGAQIGLEDFIFAHIKGKRKEVEVLKSDDMLGLTVTDNGAGCAFIKRIKEGSLMDQIKIICVGDHIESINGKDVSDCRHYEVAKMLKDLEKGQMFKLQLIEPRKAFEEIEPRSTGGTLTAAKISRGRETLRLRTKGPATVEEMPSEVEEKAIKKVDELLETYMGIRDIELAATMVEAGRDKQNPDEFAVALDETLGDFAFPDEFVFDVWGAIGDAKQGRLE, encoded by the exons AtgcccctggggctgggaaACAAGAAGAAGGGCAAGGCCAAGGACACTTCCAAGCTGGTGGACAGCGAGGCGGGGGCCCCCGCAGCCGCCCCACCGGCAGCAGGGGTAGCCCCGGCCGGGACGGGGAGCGCGTCGCGGCTGCAGTTCCACGCGCAGCTGGCGCACGGCAGCCCCACGGGCCGCGTGGAGGGCTTCGGCAATGCCCGCGAGCTCTACGCCAAGGTGGCCGAGGCTTTCGGCATCGCCCCCGCAGAG ATCATGTTTTGCACTTTGAACACTCATAAAGTTGATATGGACAAGCTGTTAGGTGCTCAGATTGGCCTTGAAGATTTCATATTTGCCCACATAAAAGGAAAACGAAAAGAAGTCGAAGTTCTTAAATCTGATGATATGCTTGGACTTACCGTTACAGACAATGGAGCTGGCTGTGCATTTATAAAG cgAATCAAAGAAGGTAGCCTTATGGACCAAATCAAAATTATCTGCGTGGGTGATCACATAGAGTCTATAAATGGAAAAGATGTGTCAGATTGTCGGCATTATGAAGTTGCCAAAATGCTAAAAGATCTGGAGAAAGGTCAGATGTTTAAACTGCAGTTAATAGAACCCAGGAAAGCATTTG aAGAGATAGAACCAAGGTCCACAGGTGGAACTCTGACAGCGGCTAAAATCTccagagggagagaaacacTTCGGCTGAGAACTAAAGGCCCTGCCACTGTGGAGGAAATG CCATCTGAAgttgaagaaaaagcaataaaaaaagtGGATGAGCTTCTTGAAACATATATGGGAATAAGAGATATTGAATTAG ctgcAACAATGGTGGAAGCTGGAAGAGACAAGCAAAACCCAGATGAATTTGCAGTGGCATTGGATGAAACTCTCGGAGACTTTGCATTTCCAGATGAGTTTGTCTTTGATGTATGGGGAGCAATAGGAGATGCTAAGCAAGGACGACTGGAATGA